Within Quercus lobata isolate SW786 chromosome 5, ValleyOak3.0 Primary Assembly, whole genome shotgun sequence, the genomic segment ATTAGCGTCGTATATGGAGCTGAGCGAGGCCAAAAAGGTTGATAGCAATAAAGAAGTCGAGGAATACAGGGTTGAGGAGGTGAAGATGGTGGTGAAGAAAGGAGGAGACGGAGACGGAAACGATGGCCCTAGGTTTAGGGATTTGGGAGGAATGGATAGCGTGATTGAGGAGCTGAAGATGGAGGTGATTGTACCGTTGTACCATCCGCAGTTGCCGCAGTGGTTAGGGGTTAAGCCCATGGGTGGGATTTTGTTGCGCGGGCCACCCGGGTGTGGGAAGACCAAACTGGCTCACGCCATTGCCAATGAGACCGGTGTTCCCTTCTATAAGATTTCCGCTACCGAGATCGTCACTGGTGTGTCAGGTATGTATCGCTCTCTTCATCACCTGCAAGTTTAAATTCTAGCTTCTAATGTGTATAAAATGGAATGATCGTGAATTTCAAATGAGCAATTTTAGTTTCTGAAGTTTATAGTGATCGTGAATTTCAAATGAGCAATTTTAGTTTCTGAAGTTTATAGTGATCGTGAATTTTAGGTGATTGTTTGCGTGTAATCCATTACTAATGACCAATTTTAGTCGCTAATGTGTCTAATGGAGTGATGACAtgttagtttttactttttactttttaacttgTCTATGGTGTCTTTCGTTTGGTATGCATTGCTAATGAGCAATTTTAGTCGTGAAATTGAAGAGGTCAGTTTTAGTCCTTAAGCCGCTAATGTGTCTAATAGAGTGATGATGTGTTACTTTTTTAGTTTAAGGACCAATAGGGTATTTTGCCTaactttctttcatttctttcatcATTATTGCTGGAGGATAATCTCAGCGAAATGAATTTGTATTAGTTGAATGAGTTTCATAATTGATGCATATATCTGCTTCTGATTTCGGTATCTATAGAGCTCAATATCTTGTTCATTTTGCAATAAAGGTCTATCATGTGCTGAAACAAATGTTTTGAATCCAAGGCTTGTTTACATTGCCAAAACTAAAATGGgtgtgtttttattattatcgcTAAGTTTAGGTTTCACTTTTGAAGAGTAGTAACCTTAGCAGCTGTGCCTCACTAATGTAGTTATTTTTCCCAGATACTGGGGCATTTTGCCTAGTATGaaatatttgtttatgaattaagaatttgaattaaGGAATGGTTTTGGCCGGTGGGGTTAGTTACCCATAGGTTATAATGGGCGAGTCCAAAGGACTGTTCTTTAGAAAAAGAATCCCTAccttatccaataaaaaattgatatgtgGTTGGTGCTCCCGCCCTCTAAGAGGCACACCTCCAATTAATAAGGTGGTAAGGAGTTTGTGAAGTTAAAGCCTGTTTTTGTGTTCTACCTCTATTGCTGATCAATCTGGTTTTTAGGGACTGATTCTTGTTAAATGGAGGTTTTCAAATTTAAAGACATGAATATATTGACTATGTCAGCATTCATAAATGATATCTTGTTCCCCGCCCCCCCTCTCTTTCCCCCCTAGTTTTTGATCATATGaccttatttcttatttttatccCCCTCTTCCTGCATTGGGTTCAATTGTTTGATGGAGAAACTACATTTTTCCCCCTCAATAAGTTGGAACTCCTATAATTGTTTCTCATTTAATGAATATTCCAGGTGCATCGGAGGAAAATATTCGAGATCTTTTTTCTAAAGCATACAGGACTGCTCCATCAATTgtatttattgatgaaattgatGCAATTGCTTCTAAAAGAGAAAATCTACAACGAGAGATGGAGCGACGAATTGTGACACAGTTGATGACTTGCATGGATGAATCTCACAGACTTGTACAACCAGCAGATGCTATTTCAAACTCAGAAAGTTCTGATCAGAGACCTGGCCATGTGCTTGTCATTGGAGCGACCAATAGGCCTGATGCTGTTGACCCTGCACTAAGGAGACCTGGGCGATTTGACCGCGAGATTGTCCTAGGTGTTCCCGATGAAAGTGCAAGGATTAAGATTCTTTCTGTAATTACACGCAATCTTAGACTGGAAGGTTCTTTCAACCTTCTGAAAATAGCTAGGTCTACACCGGGTTTTGTTGGGGCTGATTTGACTGCCCTGGCTAACAAGGCTGGCAACCTTGCCATGAAGAGAATTATTGATGAAAGAAAGTCTGAGCTATCAAAAGACTCTATAAATGAAGAACATACTGAAGAGTGGTGGAGGCAACCATGGTCACTTGAGGAGATGGAAAAGCTTACCATCACAATGGCTGATTTTGAGGTGCTATTGTctttctatttccttttctttttatatctaaTACACTCTCATTTATTCACCTGCCTATGTTTCCTGGGAAATGAGTTTTGGTCAAGACAATACTGATTTTATATCTGCTTTTACAAATTCTGTTTCATCACACATCACTTTAGTTTAAGTGGGCGTTGTTGAACATTTGGACATGATACTGTAGATCGATGTTCTGAATTTCGTTCTGTCCTGGCAGCCGGAATGGCCAGAAAATCTCGTACTGGTATGCAAACTGGAATGATAACCCCCCTTATTCCACCTTGGACAAAATTTCAGGCTGTTCCAGTGAGTTTTGGCCAATACTGGCCAAAGTGGAAGATTTGGCCGGAATTGAGTTTTGGGTATTCTTCTCCTTAAACTTAAAACAACACATGATTTCGGAGTATAAGGAAAAGATGAGTAACTCATATGCTTACTTTTTTGATGTTTGTAGAAGGGAAAAAGTGTATTAGATCTGCTGgtggggaaaaagaaaaagaaaatagagagagatgAGAAAGGAGAGTCACAGAGGAGGCTATGGTCTGtgagagaaaaatagaaagaagaagatgctagaaattttttattgaaagaagAGGACTCATGGTTATTAAGGAGTGGTAAAATGGGCTACTGTTTGTTCTCTTATTTCTTGGGGTGGCTTAGGGATAAGGAAGATAAGACCTTTCAATGAAGTTTTGCTTGGGAAGTGGCTTTGGAGATTTGGGATTGAGGAAGATGCCTTTTGGAGGCAAGTGATAGAGATAAAATATggattttgggggggggggggggggcgcggCTGTCGTACCAGTGCTGTGATTGGCCCTTATGGTGTtggtttatggaaaaatatCGGTCAGGGATGGCCTTCCTTCTCTTGTCGTATTCTGTATGATATTGGTGATgggtctagagtgaagttttggcaaGACCGGTGGTGTGGAGAGACATCTCTTGCTGTTAGATATTCGGATTTGTTCAGATTTTGCAGGAATAAGGATGCCAATGTGGCTGAGCTTATGATGTCCACCAATGGTGTCCTCTTTTGGGATGTGAGATTCgttaggggtgtgcatgctcGGGATCTAGAGGCTGTCTGACTTCATGGAAACCATTTATGGTTCTCCTATAAGGGTGCTAGGTGAGGATAAAATGTGTTGGATTCCTAGCAAAGTTAAGGGTTTCTTGGTTAGtgattattatagaattttagctGGCTCCGCTTTCTATGGgtttccttggaaaagtatttggaagcagaagattccctctagagtagctttctttgtttggactgctgccttagggaaatgcttgacgattgataatttacgtaaaaggaaggtgtggattttggattggtgctacatgtgtAAGAGAAATGGTGAATCGGTTGACCATCTATTCCTTCATTGTCCTTTTGCTATGGATCTatggtctatggttttgggtCTTTTTGGAGTAACTTGGGTTATGCCGCACACTGTTTTGGGGCTGTTACGGTGTTGGCAAGGCAGCTTTGGTCGTCATCGAAATGGTTATATTTGGTCTATCATTCCtcattgcttattgtggtggctttggagggagaggaatagtagatgttttgaagataCTAAGAGATCTATTCTGGACCTCAAGCCtctcttttttagaactttaagggattggttgtttgctttgcaaaataaatctttcccttcttttattgatttcctagactcttgcaatttttgtatttgatttcctTTCCCTTGTTCACTCCCTGTGCACTAGGGTGTTCCTTTTTTGtcaatatatcttattacttatcaaaaaaaaaaaaaaaggagtggtAAAGTAAAACTAATCAATACTCCTAGGGAAAGATGATATTCATGTGGGCTGGGGGAGACTTTTACAAGTAAAGTGGGATGTTTCTTGGAAGGTTCATTTTTAATGtaatggttttgttttgttttgttttttttcaaatgttgtATTTGCAGCTTAACAATTAGAATATttagattaaattttattagtattaccttttattcttattcttattaatatatatataattacggTAATTCTGAAACAGTATGTCGAAATGGGCTGGTACTGAAATTTTCCATTCCAATGAACAAACCAGAATGAGCACCGAAACagtattcataacattgctGTAGATATCTTTATTGCTGTTTTAGTGGTTTTTATCCACTGACGTGTAAATCTACCTTTTGGTGACCGAGATTGGTGTACTGACAGTTTTGCTTATGGTGAAGGATCTTGCATTTTAGAAAATGTGAATAAAATTCTGCTGGTTTGTTCTTGTTACGTGATTTTCTTAAATGATGTTGTCAATTGCTTTTTATGTGGTGTTTTTCAGGAAGCAGTTAAAATGGTTCAGCCCTCATCAAAAAGGGAAGGATTCTCTGTCAttcctaatgtaaagtgggaaGATGTTGGTGGGCTTGACTATTTAAGAAAGGAGTTTGACCGTTATATAGTTAGACGTATAAAATATCCAGAGGATTATGAGGTATTTAGAATTATTGtctcttttctcattttgtgtgctgtgtgtgtgagtttCACTTTGAAAACTGACTTCATTGGAAGTTAAAACAGAAACGAGTATGAGGGCtcttcaaaagaagaaaaacctaTATCTGTAAatgatatatatgtatacatgtaTGTATGGAGTGCTTATCAGAAGAAATTACTGATAGGTTAACTTGGGCTATTCATGATATGGACTGGGTAGGATTTGTTAAAGTGTCCTATTTCTAGGTTAGCTTCACATGCCAAGGATGTCCTTCTATGAACATTAATAGAGCTTGAAATTCTATTTAGATAATGAGACCAACAGAGCTATTTTGTCTCTCATGTTGATTCAAGGTTCCTTGGGCATGGAcaattcatgttttttttttttgataggtaataagagtaatattaatcatgatgaaaaaaaaaacaaagaaagaaaatacatggtgttcatgatggtgaacacaagaaaaaacaacaaacaacatcaaagaaaaaataactaaaggGACAATTCTAAGAGTAGAAAGAAACTCTATGATAGAAGAACAATTCAAAGAACCCTAGCACCTAGACCAATCGAAAAGATTTCGCTGGCATGAAGCTTATAATTGAACCAGTGATTTCTCAGTAGCCTCAAAAGAGTGCCGATTTCTTTCCGTCCAaacaatccacatcaaacaACTAGGAATTATATTCCAGATGCCCGAATTAAATTTCCCCAACCAGTGGCTCCAACAATACATTAAATTTTCCATATAACCTGGCATGACCCATTGGATCCCAAAGACCTGAAGCATATGCACCCACAGCGAGTGAGCTACAGGACAATGGAGGAGGTGATGATCAACAGATTCCTCATTACAGTAGCAAATACAACACTGATTCGCCAAAGAGAGATCCCTAAGCATGAGAGACCCCTAGGAGAAAAGAATGTTGCACAAAGGCTGCTAAATTTTGGTCTTTCAACCCACTACACATGAACATATCAAAATGCATATTTCAGAGGATTACTTTAGGATAAAGGAACTTTTTTCTTGGCCAAAAGAAGGGGGAAATTTGGAGATCCACCCTGTATATCGATCAAGTGTACCTTGGACTGTCATGGGCCCCCTTATTTGTGTTTATAGATATTTTGTATTGTTGAAGAGTTATTACTTTATGGTACTTAAATTTGGAGTCCTGctgcattttctttatttatccAAAGCTTTTCCTAAAATTTCTTGAAAGGTTAGTAGGAGCAGTCTAAATGGCTGATCACATGTCATGAAATAATCTGCATCTTCAGGGATTTGGAGTAGACTTAGAGACAGGATTTTTGCTCTATGGGCCTCCAGGTTGTGGTAAAACACTGATTGCAAAGGCTGTGGCTAATGAGGCGGGGGCCAATTTCATTCACATCAAGGTCAGTCTCTTTGATTTACCCTTTTTGTTACATTTGTATGTGTAATTTTTGATCGTTTTATTGTAATGTTGTTCTGTGCATTGGTACAGTGAGTGTCAAGTTGTGATTTACCTGCACAGGTATCTACGTAGTGTAGTGTCGGTCACGCGCTTTCACGCAAGCATAACTGCTTCAATAACGAGAGaacataagaaaaataaatgtcCTCTTAATTGTTTCTTGCCTGATTTTTGAGTTCAAGTCCTAACTTGGATGTTCATGGTTTTTTAATGGTTAGGGTCCTGAACTTTTGAATAAATATGTTGGAGAAAGTGAGCTGGCAGTTCGGACATTATTCAGTCGTGCAAGGACATGTTCACCATGCATACTTTTCTTTGATGAGGTTTGTGTTCTCTTTTCTTGATAAATGTCTATTATTGCAGTTGAGCGGCTTtggttattttaaattttagtctATTTCACTAAGTTTGGGAATGTTGGGACCTTTTCACTCTTTCAGTAGTATTTATGGATTACTATCATTATCCTTTCGTTATTCATGGGCAGGGGCTTTTTTTCTTGCTTATTTATGAGGGAACATAGCTACCTTGTTGGCAATTACTGAACTTGGAAGGAAATCTTCTAGAACATGACTTCTTTTGATCTTTAACAATTCTTAGGACTTAATCAGTATATTTATGAGTGAACATAGCTACGTTGTTGGCAATAATTGAAGTTGGCAATAATCAGTATATTTGTCTTTTCGTTTCTTGTTCTGTAATCTTTGGTCTGCTTTGTGCTTTTTGTGCATGAGGTAGCtttttgaatatacatctttcttactgataaaaaaaaaaaaataattgaagttgGTAGGAAATCTTCTAGAACATGACTCTTTTTGATCTTTAACAATTCTTAGGCCCTACTcagtaaatttgtttataaattggTTTTAAAAGAAATCTGGGTAGAGGATTGCATGTTTTCCCCATTTTACTTGAAAAATGTTCAATGCTAAGTTCCTAACATACATGGCATTGTAGGATATATACGAATGCTTCTGACATGCCTACTAGGAAGGATGAACATGGAAAATCCCATCACGTGGTGGTGTCAGATATGTATTGAACACAGACATGGACTCAGATTGGACACCATTTCATATGAGTCCAAGCTGTATCCGATGaataataaatgttttttaaatttcaaatactgttggaattatataaaaaaaattcaaatactgttggaattattaaaaaaaaaaattcaaatactgttggaattataaaaaaaatttcaaatgtggTTGAATGTGGTAGGGATTGAGGGATATGGGCCtcaaatagataaaaaaaatgaaaatctctCATGATATGGTGGTTGACTAAGCTAAGGGAGAAGGTGGCTTTTATTGTAGCCTACCTCCCATAAGAAGCAGCACTGTTATCATTGACTATGTCGTCTCACTTCTAGACAAGCATGCCATTGGGCCTCACCTCCTACTCAATCTCGTATCTTCTCATCCATCACCGACAATGCTGCATTCTACTTTAGGTGATTTCTTGTCGTGTAACAGTgtagaagagaaaaaattacaaacagtAAAGAAGATATTGAAGAACAAAAGATTCAAGCACTCTATCAAATTTACCTACTTATTTCCTATCTTTATTTCCTATCCCTGCTTTTGTGGCTAACCGAATTGCAAAACTTCAGCGGAATTTCTTATGGGGTGGTCTAGGGGATGAACCTAAATTTCACCTGGTTAAATGGGCTACTGTTTATACGCCTCTTTCTTCAGGTGGCTTGGGGATAGGGAAAGTAAGACTTTTTAACAGACCTTTGCTTGGGAAGTGGCTATAGAGATTTGGGCTTGAAAGGGATGCCCTTCAGAAGCAAGTGATAGAGGTGAAATATGGATGTGTATGGGGTGGTTGATGTACCTGTCCAGTTTCTGGTCATTGTGGTGTTtgtttgtggaaaaatattagtcaaGGATGGCCTTCTTTTTCTCATCATATTCTGTTTGAAATTGGTGATGGGACGAGGGTGAAGTTTTGGCaagattgtttttttgataagtaaaaagtttattgatatcaTAAAAAGGTggaacaccctagtacacagggagtgtacaaggggtcaaacaatcaagcacaaaaattacaagaatctaagaaatcaagaaatgataaaaaagatTGGTTCCGcaaagaaatcaagttttggcaAGATTGTTGGTGTGGGCAGTCACCTCTTGTTGTCTGCTTTCctaaattatttagattttgcCAAGATAAGGAGGCAAGTGTGGCTGAGCTTATGAAGTTCTCTAATGGGGTCCTTTTTTGGGATGTGACATGTGAGTTTCTTTAGGGGTTTTCATGTTTGGGAATTGGAGGCTGTGTGTACTGTGTTGTATGTGGgtctgttttttctttgttttgggttGTCCACTTCtctattttgtgttttaattttttttctttgttttttgagCCCCACGTGACTAACAGTAAAGAGGAAAGCTGAAGTTTCAgccttttattatttctattGACTTTTAACCTCTTCCGCAATCACTTCCACGTGTATAACACTCTTAATAGTGAtattggattggtgttatattTGCAAGTGTAATAGTGAATTGGTTgaccatcttttccttcattgtcCGGTTGCTATGGATTTGTGGTCTATGgttttggatttatttggaGTAAGTTGGGTTATGCCTAAGTCAGCTGTGGGGCTCCTTGCTTGCTAGCAAGGCTGGTTGGGTCGTCATCGAAATGGTCATATATGGATAATTGTTCCCCATTGtttaatgtggtgtctttggaggtgGAGGGAAAGAAATGGTAGGTGTCTTGAAGATTCTGAGAGATTCATTCCTGATctcaagttatttttctttagaacttttttgGATTGGTTGTTTGCCTTGCGAAACCAATCATTCTCTTCTATCTTTGGTTTTCTTAATTCTTGTAATTTCTGTATTTGACCCCTATACACTCCTTGTGtactagggttttttttttttttttaattttttaatttttatatatatcaataaatcttaatacttatcaaaaaaaaaaggttcaagcTTTCATTTCTAAtatcaatgagagagagagagagagagagagaagtgtagGGGAGTAAGTTGGATTTGGGGTTTGACTCCGTCAAAAAACCTACCCACCTTGTCCCATAGTTTACTCCCGGAGGAAGAATTGCACATTTAATGGAGTGGGGGTTTGAGTTATTGAGCTGAAATCCTTGTTTTGAGATCATTATTTGATTGGTCCTGAACTTTTGGAACTGGTTATACGTTTTTAATTTTAGACTCTATGAACTTTCTCTTAGAATGTGATTCTTCCACAATGTAATTCCTTAGGAGCACTTTGTATGTGTACATAAGTCTCTCAATATCTATAAAagttattatttatcaaaaaatataaacaagttataaaaatattgtttataaaGGAACATTTGGTGAACTACTAGTGTGCAGGTTCATGGACGTGCACACATGAAGCACTTTTCCGTAATTTAAGTCCCCAATTTGATGATCCCTTCCGAGTTTTTGACATTCTCATCTCCCCTCAAGTTTCAGCTGCCTAAGCATTCTCATCTCtcctctcaagtctcaactgcCACTACAAATTGCCATTGCAGCACCAAACCACCATGCTCCTTTTCTCCACATCTTCCTTGCATATCTTAGACTCCTTTTCCCCACATATCCACCCTATTGCTGATGCTACCCTCTTTAACCAATAATGCCACTATCTCGTTGCCGCAAAACCAACCTTGCCAACCTTGTCGCACCCATAGTTTGAACAAAGGCTCATATTATCTGAGCATTTATGCCAATCCCCTTAAAATCTGAaatgtatttagaaaattaaaagtgGAATTTAGAATAATGAATCAGCTCTGTtgtgtgtatgagagagagagaataacatGAGTTCTAGAGGAGCCCTGTATCGGATCAACTCTTTTGTCTAATGGAATTCAGGATTAGTTTCTTCAAATGGCACTCTGTCTTCTTCAGCAATCAAGGCATTGAGTCTCTTCAAAGGAAGGTTGAAATTTCAGTTTTACATCTATCTTTACGAACCAGATAGCTACAGTGCTCTTTCAATAgatactataaaaaaataactcatgttttcaaaacaagatAGCGTCACATCATACAAAAGGTTTACAGCAGGAATATACTTCAAAACGGTAACAACAGCATCAATTCTCAATTCCAGAGCTTAATAGAATGGCTTTGTATTCTTCTTAATCAATTTGGTTTTATTggtctttttttcctttcacccCTTTGCTCATGTATCTGCTTTATGTCCTTGTTTAATTTTACTTATAAAGAAGATATGTTTGAAGCAAATGCAAGCCAATTGGTGTTCTACATTCAGGCATTAGATAAGAATTATACTAGATTGCTGTAGAGATGTATGTGGAATTTCTGTTTAATAATTAGTGTTTTTCCACATCATACTAGGTTTTCTTTCATGATAAAATCGGATGCATTTAATGGGTAGTAAGTTTGTATTCAAAATAACAATATCTTGCTCCAGAGAACATGGCTTTTCAAAATGGGTGTCTTGATTAGGGTTTccattctttaatttatttttaaagtagtTATTTTGTGGTCATTAATTTtgctttgccttttttttttttttttttttttttttgagattttgaatttctGCCCCCATGACTTGTAGGTGGATGCTTTGGCAACAAAGCGTGGTAAAGAAGGCGGATGGGTTGTTGAGCGGCTACTGAACCAGGTAAAATAATCTCATCAGATAGCCTGAGCAAAATCATACTCTCCTACTTATTATGTTTAGCTGTACCAATTCATATTCTGATGTTGATAAAATCAACCCATTTCCTACAATTGCAGTTACTTATAGAACTAGATGGAGCAGAGCAGCGGCAGGGTGTTTTTGTTATTGGCGCGACAAATAGGTAAAATTAATTGTTTATCCTCTTCAATTTGTTCTGATGATTACTGCCTTACTGATTCCTTTCAGTTGGCATCTCTTTTGGCAGACCTGGGGTGATGGACAGAGCCATCTTACGGCCTGGTAGATTTGGTAAACTTCTTTATGTTCCGTTGCCCAGTCCGGATGAGCGTGGCTTGATCTTAAAAGCTCTTGGGAGAAAGAAGCCTATAGATGCCAGTGTGGATTTGAGTGCTCTTGGTCGAATGGAAGCTTGTGAAAATTTTAGTGGGGCTGATCTTGCTGCACTGGTTTGTTTATGCTCGAATTCATCTGTTTTCATATTATGTTGAAGCTGATATCttttgtgtgtgagtgtgtgtgtgtgtgtgtgggggtgAGGAGGATGAAAGTAGGGGAGCTGGATGGGGTTTCAGATGAAATGTCTAAATTTCTATTATTGACAGATGAATGAAGCTGCAATGGTTGCTCTTGAAGACAAACTGACGTCAACTAAGAGCACCTCAGATGCAGCTCCTTGTACCAT encodes:
- the LOC115989581 gene encoding cell division control protein 48 homolog C-like, with the translated sequence MKRELLRRRLESYGNHRSSTLDETVDHLRATYRDYNRIKRQPFTTFVRKTLQSLPPQNNNTTTTKKKKKRKRILETTSSDSNSSSSSSDEEEEDDGAVVSTSEDPPPKFDVMKSNLLASYMELSEAKKVDSNKEVEEYRVEEVKMVVKKGGDGDGNDGPRFRDLGGMDSVIEELKMEVIVPLYHPQLPQWLGVKPMGGILLRGPPGCGKTKLAHAIANETGVPFYKISATEIVTGVSGASEENIRDLFSKAYRTAPSIVFIDEIDAIASKRENLQREMERRIVTQLMTCMDESHRLVQPADAISNSESSDQRPGHVLVIGATNRPDAVDPALRRPGRFDREIVLGVPDESARIKILSVITRNLRLEGSFNLLKIARSTPGFVGADLTALANKAGNLAMKRIIDERKSELSKDSINEEHTEEWWRQPWSLEEMEKLTITMADFEEAVKMVQPSSKREGFSVIPNVKWEDVGGLDYLRKEFDRYIVRRIKYPEDYEGFGVDLETGFLLYGPPGCGKTLIAKAVANEAGANFIHIKGPELLNKYVGESELAVRTLFSRARTCSPCILFFDEVDALATKRGKEGGWVVERLLNQLLIELDGAEQRQGVFVIGATNRPGVMDRAILRPGRFGKLLYVPLPSPDERGLILKALGRKKPIDASVDLSALGRMEACENFSGADLAALMNEAAMVALEDKLTSTKSTSDAAPCTIKSTHFERALGKISPSVSDKQKRDYQTWSQSFKAA